From Saimiri boliviensis isolate mSaiBol1 chromosome 9, mSaiBol1.pri, whole genome shotgun sequence, a single genomic window includes:
- the TRIB3 gene encoding tribbles homolog 3 isoform X2 yields MVLKHLAVKNKRMRANSDHFLTPTLQQMRATPLAAPAGSLSRKKRLELEDNLDAECPVQKRARSRPHPRLPPCLLPLSPPPAPDHAAAVTTASRLGPYILLEPEEGGRAYRALHCPTSTEYTCKVYPIHEALAVLEPYARLPQHKHVARPTEVLAGTQLLYAFFTRTHGDMHSLVRNRRRIPEPEAAALFRQMATAVAHCHQHGLVLRDLKLRRFVFTDCERKKLVLENLEDTCVLTGPDDSLWDKNACPAYVGPEILSSRASYSGKAADVWSLGVALFTMLAGHYPFQDSEPVLLFGKIRRGAYALPAGLSAPARCLVRCLLRREPAERLTATSILLHPWLREDPIPSAPTRSHPWEADQVVPDGPGLDEAKEEEGDRELVLYG; encoded by the exons ATGGTACTTAAGCATCTTGCTGTGAAGAATAAGAGGATGCGTGCTAACAGTGACCACTTCCTAACACCTACCCTGCAACAG ATGCGAGCCACTCCTCTGGCTGCTCCTGCGGGTTCCCTGTCCAGGAAGAAGCGGTTGGAGTTGGAGGACAACTTAGATGCCGAGTGTCCTGTCCAGAAACGAGCTCGAagcaggccccaccccagactgcCCCCCTGCCTGTTGCCCTTGAGCCCACCCCCTGCTCCAGATCATGCCGCTGCTGTGACCACTGCCTCCCGTCTTGGGCCCTACATTCTCCTGGAGCCCGAGGAGGGCGGGCGGGCCTACCGGGCCCTGCACTGCCCTACAAGCACTGAGTATACCTGCAAG GTGTACCCCATCCACGAGGCCCTGGCCGTGCTGGAGCCCTACGCGAGGCTGCCCCAACACAAGCATGTGGCTCGGCCCACTGAGGTCCTGGCTGGTACCCAGCTCCTCTATGCCTTTTTCACTCGGACCCACGGAGACATGCACAGCCTGGTGCGAAACCGCCGCCGCATCCCTGAGCCTGAGGCTGCTGCGCTCTTCCGCCAGATGGCCACCGCCGTGGCGCACTGTCACCAGCATGGTCTGGTCCTGCGCGATCTCAAGCTGCGTCGTTTTGTCTTTACTGACTGTGAGAG GAAGAAACTGGTGCTGGAGAACCTGGAGGACACCTGTGTGCTGACTGGACCGGATGATTCCCTGTGGGATAAGAACGCATGCCCAGCCTACGTGGGACCTGAAATACTCAGCTCACGGGCATCATACTCAGGCAAGGCAGCAGATGTCTGGAGCCTGGGTGTGGCACTCTTCACCATGCTGGCTGGCCACTACCCTTTCCAGGACTCAGAGCCTGTCCTGCTCTTTGGCAAGATCCGTCGTGGGGCCTACGCCTTGCCTGCAGGCCTCTCAGCCCCTGCCCGCTGTCTGGTTCGCTGCCTCCTTCGCCGGGAGCCAGCTGAGCGGCTTACAGCCACAAGCATCCTCCTGCACCCCTGGCTGCGGGAGGACCCGATCCCCTCAGCCCCAACCCGATCCCATCCCTGGGAGGCTGACCAGGTGGTCCCTGATGGACCAGGGCTGGATGAAGccaaggaagaagagggagacagagaattGGTTCTGTATGGCTAG
- the TRIB3 gene encoding tribbles homolog 3 isoform X1 — protein sequence MRATPLAAPAGSLSRKKRLELEDNLDAECPVQKRARSRPHPRLPPCLLPLSPPPAPDHAAAVTTASRLGPYILLEPEEGGRAYRALHCPTSTEYTCKVYPIHEALAVLEPYARLPQHKHVARPTEVLAGTQLLYAFFTRTHGDMHSLVRNRRRIPEPEAAALFRQMATAVAHCHQHGLVLRDLKLRRFVFTDCERKKLVLENLEDTCVLTGPDDSLWDKNACPAYVGPEILSSRASYSGKAADVWSLGVALFTMLAGHYPFQDSEPVLLFGKIRRGAYALPAGLSAPARCLVRCLLRREPAERLTATSILLHPWLREDPIPSAPTRSHPWEADQVVPDGPGLDEAKEEEGDRELVLYG from the exons ATGCGAGCCACTCCTCTGGCTGCTCCTGCGGGTTCCCTGTCCAGGAAGAAGCGGTTGGAGTTGGAGGACAACTTAGATGCCGAGTGTCCTGTCCAGAAACGAGCTCGAagcaggccccaccccagactgcCCCCCTGCCTGTTGCCCTTGAGCCCACCCCCTGCTCCAGATCATGCCGCTGCTGTGACCACTGCCTCCCGTCTTGGGCCCTACATTCTCCTGGAGCCCGAGGAGGGCGGGCGGGCCTACCGGGCCCTGCACTGCCCTACAAGCACTGAGTATACCTGCAAG GTGTACCCCATCCACGAGGCCCTGGCCGTGCTGGAGCCCTACGCGAGGCTGCCCCAACACAAGCATGTGGCTCGGCCCACTGAGGTCCTGGCTGGTACCCAGCTCCTCTATGCCTTTTTCACTCGGACCCACGGAGACATGCACAGCCTGGTGCGAAACCGCCGCCGCATCCCTGAGCCTGAGGCTGCTGCGCTCTTCCGCCAGATGGCCACCGCCGTGGCGCACTGTCACCAGCATGGTCTGGTCCTGCGCGATCTCAAGCTGCGTCGTTTTGTCTTTACTGACTGTGAGAG GAAGAAACTGGTGCTGGAGAACCTGGAGGACACCTGTGTGCTGACTGGACCGGATGATTCCCTGTGGGATAAGAACGCATGCCCAGCCTACGTGGGACCTGAAATACTCAGCTCACGGGCATCATACTCAGGCAAGGCAGCAGATGTCTGGAGCCTGGGTGTGGCACTCTTCACCATGCTGGCTGGCCACTACCCTTTCCAGGACTCAGAGCCTGTCCTGCTCTTTGGCAAGATCCGTCGTGGGGCCTACGCCTTGCCTGCAGGCCTCTCAGCCCCTGCCCGCTGTCTGGTTCGCTGCCTCCTTCGCCGGGAGCCAGCTGAGCGGCTTACAGCCACAAGCATCCTCCTGCACCCCTGGCTGCGGGAGGACCCGATCCCCTCAGCCCCAACCCGATCCCATCCCTGGGAGGCTGACCAGGTGGTCCCTGATGGACCAGGGCTGGATGAAGccaaggaagaagagggagacagagaattGGTTCTGTATGGCTAG